The DNA region TTCCATTGCCATGGATGTTGATATAATTCAAACACCTCTTTCCGTTGTTATACCACCCTGTAGAAAGTGCCACCACAGGGTCATCATCGGAGTGGTACTGGTTGTCACATTCAGATGGTGCACCACCGTCTCCATCTGGCTCAAAGCTGTTAAGCGTCAGTGTTGCTTTCGTTTGGCTTGATACAGGGGGTGAACATTTGTATGTCGTGTACCACTTGCCATCCTTGCAACAATCAGAATCATTTTCCTGGTTGCATTGCCCTGGTGGAGGGGTTTTCCCTTTGATCTTGCCACTAGGGCTGCACGTCTGTGCTTCAACactaagaaaaagaagaagaatgcaAAGGAGAGGAAAGACAGTCGAACAAATTACTTGCTTCTTCatttttatcttctttaagtCACTTCTGTTTAGATGTTTTAGTGCAGAAAACTTCAAGTGGTAAAAGCAATATATAGAGATCTTAGCAATGAGTAATTTAAAATATTGGTCTTTCACTATGAAAATTTATGATGGACTGAAgctgataaaattgtattttatcatttacccaaattttgtaatatatttatcattcagaAGCATCTATGTGGGAGGTTCCTGCAGGTTTGGTTcacttttagtttatttttcttaaaatttcttaTGGCAGCTATTTGTTGATGAAGATCAAAGGGGCTTTAGATTATACTTGTCAGCAAATCATTTTACTGGCTGATGCCTAAATTGGATGGATTTGAAGATGGTTACACTTAGCTTTTCATTTTCCATAAGAGTTTTgcaatgaaaattattttctatacaTACATTACACGTATACTTCtttacaatatttatatattgtagTGTTAGAATTTCTGTCTCAAATTCCGTTCACAGGAAAGAACCAAGGGGAAAGAGCCAAAGGAGGAGCGATAAGTATATAAACCTTGACAAAGTAACTTTCCTAGTTAAAGCAGCAGcatataatattgttttaattggCAGACCAGAATTTGAAATTTGGTCCGAAATgtgcatataaaaatattaagcacCAAAATTAGATTTGGgtaaaaaatttaactcaataaTTTCTGGACCAGAAACCCAATTCAActtttagttttataatatattatataatttatttcatataaaaaattaatttataatagtaTACAATTCTAtagtataaacattaaaatatgttgtctttaatattaaaataaaatcactttaaaacgttaaataaaaataaaatatttttttgtcaaacaaTTTGCATACTAAAACATACTCGAATTTAGTTTTTGATTACGTGTCAGGCTCTGGTTGACTCAGACAATTATTTCAAACGGCAATCCACGGAAGGACCAATAATGTTAACATAATGAAAGTTCAAGTAGAACTTCTgacaaaaaaggaaaattttgaagtACATATGTTGAAAAAGCGCTACAGTTTGGggaccattttttattttaaggctTTTTAGTAGGATGAAATTCTCTAAGAACGGCATCTGTGTCAACATTTGTGAAATTGTTCAAGTCAAGAGACAATCTGTCGTCTCTTTCATAGCACGGTACGCCATAGTACTTGCAAATGGCGGCACAAGAAATATCAATGTTAGCATGCCTGACGTATACTCGGTCATACGTACCAAtttttaaattggattaaaactCTAGCACAACATGTAATACCCTAAACCTGGCCTAAACGTCCAGACCAAGTCCAGTGAGTTACATTGTCGGTATTAGGAAAACTGCATTTATAAACACAGCCAAAATGAAATCATTCAACATTTTATAACTAACACAAAAATTAACTAACTATTTAATCTTCCCAACCATCATACTA from Gossypium hirsutum isolate 1008001.06 unplaced genomic scaffold, Gossypium_hirsutum_v2.1 scaffold_186, whole genome shotgun sequence includes:
- the LOC107903007 gene encoding kiwellin-1, with protein sequence MKKQVICSTVFPLLCILLLFLSVEAQTCSPSGKIKGKTPPPGQCNQENDSDCCKDGKWYTTYKCSPPVSSQTKATLTLNSFEPDGDGGAPSECDNQYHSDDDPVVALSTGWYNNGKRCLNYINIHGNGRSVRAKVVDECDSTMGCDSDHDYQPPCPNNIVDASKAVWKALGVPESDWGGMDIYWSDTD